A DNA window from Stenotrophomonas sp. 57 contains the following coding sequences:
- the dld gene encoding D-lactate dehydrogenase encodes MSSHDTVLAQLRDAVGSRHVLTGDKATRRFRRGYRFGDGPVLAVVRPGTLLELWRVLQAAVQGGAAIILQAANTGLTGGSTPDGNDYGRPVVLVSTLRLTGIQLLNEGRQVLCLPGATLDRLEQTLAPLGREPHSVIGSSCIGASVLGGICNNSGGALVRRGPAYTELALYAQVDAQGQLQLVNHLGIALGDTPEQILQRLQAGDYTAADVGDGDGRAASDPRYAEEVRKVDADTPARFNADPSRHYEAAGSAGKLAVFAVRLDTFEKEAAEVFYIGSNRAGSLTAIRRQLLTGFERLPIAGEYIHRDAYDIGERYGKDSFLLIDRLGTSRVPAAFALKSRIDGWFERLGLRGVTDRVMQVLTGLLPSHLPKRMGEFRQRYEHHLLLKVSAQDAAQTEAWLRDFFAGHEGGYFHCTAEEGRKAFLHRFAVAGAAVRYREVHRDQVQDIVALDIALRRDDADWFEQLPADIDGRLLHKLYYGHFLCHVFHQDYIARKGEDPMAIEHAMWALLDKRGAEYPAEHNVGHLYPAKPALAGFYRQLDPSNTFNPGIGQTSKAKGWGGCDCG; translated from the coding sequence GTGAGCAGTCACGACACGGTGCTGGCGCAGTTGCGCGACGCGGTCGGCAGCCGCCATGTACTGACCGGTGACAAGGCCACGCGGCGCTTCCGTCGCGGCTACCGTTTCGGCGATGGCCCGGTGCTGGCCGTGGTGCGCCCGGGCACGCTGCTGGAACTGTGGCGCGTGCTGCAGGCGGCGGTGCAGGGTGGGGCGGCGATCATCCTGCAGGCAGCCAATACCGGGCTGACCGGTGGTTCGACTCCGGATGGCAACGACTACGGTCGCCCGGTCGTGCTGGTCAGCACGCTGCGCCTGACCGGCATCCAGTTGTTGAACGAAGGCCGCCAGGTGCTGTGCCTGCCCGGCGCCACGCTGGACCGGCTGGAGCAGACCCTGGCGCCGCTCGGCCGCGAACCGCATTCGGTGATCGGCTCGTCCTGCATCGGCGCCTCGGTACTGGGCGGCATCTGCAACAACTCCGGCGGTGCGCTGGTGCGCCGTGGCCCGGCCTATACCGAACTGGCGCTGTACGCGCAGGTCGACGCGCAGGGCCAGCTGCAGCTGGTCAACCATCTGGGTATCGCGCTGGGTGATACGCCCGAGCAGATCCTGCAGCGCCTGCAGGCCGGTGACTACACGGCCGCCGACGTAGGCGATGGCGACGGCCGTGCGGCTTCCGATCCACGCTATGCCGAGGAAGTACGCAAGGTCGATGCCGATACCCCCGCACGCTTCAACGCCGATCCCAGTCGTCACTACGAAGCCGCGGGTTCGGCCGGCAAGCTGGCGGTGTTCGCGGTGCGCCTGGACACCTTCGAAAAGGAGGCCGCCGAGGTCTTCTACATTGGCAGCAACCGCGCCGGCAGCCTCACCGCGATCCGTCGCCAGCTGCTGACCGGCTTCGAGCGGCTGCCGATTGCCGGCGAGTACATCCACCGGGATGCCTATGACATCGGCGAGCGCTACGGCAAGGACAGCTTCCTGCTGATCGACCGCCTTGGCACTTCCCGCGTGCCGGCCGCGTTTGCGCTGAAGAGCCGCATTGATGGCTGGTTCGAGCGGTTGGGCCTGCGCGGCGTGACCGATCGGGTGATGCAGGTGCTGACGGGCCTGCTGCCCTCGCACCTGCCCAAGCGCATGGGTGAGTTCCGCCAGCGCTATGAGCATCACCTGCTGTTGAAGGTGTCCGCGCAGGACGCAGCGCAAACCGAAGCCTGGCTGCGCGATTTCTTCGCTGGCCACGAAGGCGGCTATTTCCACTGCACGGCGGAGGAGGGACGCAAGGCGTTCCTGCATCGCTTTGCCGTGGCCGGTGCCGCAGTGCGCTACCGTGAAGTGCATCGTGACCAGGTGCAGGACATCGTCGCGCTGGACATCGCGCTGCGGCGTGACGACGCCGACTGGTTCGAGCAGCTGCCGGCGGATATCGACGGCCGCCTGCTGCACAAGCTGTATTACGGGCACTTCCTCTGCCACGTGTTCCATCAGGACTACATCGCGCGCAAGGGTGAAGACCCGATGGCGATCGAGCATGCGATGTGGGCATTGCTGGACAAGCGTGGTGCCGAGTACCCGGCCGAGCACAATGTCGGCCATCTGTATCCGGCCAAGCCGGCGCTGGCGGGCTTCTACCGGCAGCTTGATCCGAGCAATACATTCAACCCGGGCATCGGCCAGACCTCGAAGGCCAAGGGGTGGGGTGGCTGCGACTGCGGATGA
- a CDS encoding TonB-dependent receptor encodes MSASPKALRPRPLVLALSSLMLVSLPAFAQESAPTSLQEVKVTGSRIPRASVEGPSPVTVISREQIDAQGYRNAFDALSALTENTGNVQGEDFGNTFTPAANTINLRGLGPNRTLVLVNGRRQADYPLAYEGSVNVVNLANIPSALIERIEVLAAGASAVYGSDAIAGVVNIILKDRFEGVDVNVRAGGTQQGGGDNQRVQVVGGSSGERWDALFGFEFDVRKAIHARQRDFMDSLEDDPTGKAPQATAIAYRRNAATGRNIDPGANGCDAASDIYGGSVFRAFNPRQGWYCGSNEAAASYWTVQTEKRNLNGYGLLTFHVNETTDLFADLAVGSARITNNTRAPTWTSARNYFYNQTTGNLESWYRRFAPEEIGGLPRNANRFLENSWSFNVGARGQIGDSGWDYEAVYSRSRYENRTRRPVLLAGINEYLLGPKLGVRNGVEVYAPDPARLFKPLTPDEYQGLSGYQESRNAAWLQTFSASVNGRLFALPGGDAALAAVVEAGSQGYRNRPDPRLGTGEFWNTSAGIGAGGERDRYAAGVELQLPLLQSLTTTLAGRYDQYRAGGEHIGKATWSFGVEFRPIESLLIRGSAATSFRAPDMNYVFATETRGYNPGMTDYWRCRTAGQSYDNCDYNGLSIDYSNRANAQLQPETAKSYGFGVVWSPLSGLDFSADYYDIRIDNEVTSLDTSRILRDEADCRLGRTLGGEARDIGSPLCQDALSRVIRNPSNATVQPDQVTRVLINPINAASESVRGLDLKGNWRFDAGRYGRFTTRLAYTVVLEHKYRQFSDDPERDIRNSLDDYQWRSKANGSITWNQGDWTTTLYGNRFGSLPKTDGSGRIAPYMTYNASVFRQFCENLSVGVIVNNLRDSRPPADRNGGGWPFYPVGNYDPYGRQYWVQLDYRFR; translated from the coding sequence ATGTCCGCCTCCCCCAAGGCGCTGCGCCCGCGTCCGCTGGTGCTCGCGCTGTCGTCCCTGATGCTGGTCTCGTTGCCGGCCTTCGCGCAGGAAAGCGCACCCACGTCGTTGCAGGAAGTGAAGGTCACCGGCTCGCGCATTCCGCGCGCCAGCGTCGAAGGGCCGTCGCCGGTGACGGTGATCAGCCGCGAGCAGATCGACGCGCAGGGCTACCGCAATGCGTTCGATGCGCTGAGCGCACTGACCGAGAACACCGGCAACGTGCAGGGTGAGGACTTCGGCAACACCTTCACGCCCGCGGCCAACACCATCAACCTGCGCGGGCTGGGCCCGAACCGCACGCTGGTGCTGGTCAACGGCCGCCGCCAGGCCGATTACCCGCTGGCCTACGAAGGCTCGGTGAACGTGGTCAACCTCGCCAACATTCCCAGTGCGCTGATCGAACGCATCGAGGTACTGGCTGCCGGCGCGTCGGCGGTGTACGGCTCCGATGCCATTGCCGGTGTGGTCAACATCATCCTCAAGGATCGCTTTGAAGGTGTGGATGTGAACGTGCGCGCCGGCGGCACCCAGCAAGGCGGTGGCGACAACCAACGCGTGCAGGTGGTCGGTGGCAGTTCCGGCGAGCGCTGGGATGCGCTGTTCGGCTTCGAGTTCGACGTGCGCAAGGCGATCCATGCGCGTCAGCGCGACTTCATGGATTCGCTGGAGGACGATCCGACCGGCAAGGCGCCGCAGGCGACGGCGATCGCATATCGCCGCAACGCCGCCACCGGCCGCAACATCGATCCGGGCGCCAATGGCTGTGACGCGGCGTCGGACATCTATGGCGGCAGCGTGTTCCGCGCCTTCAACCCGCGCCAGGGCTGGTACTGCGGCAGCAACGAGGCCGCCGCCAGCTACTGGACGGTGCAGACCGAGAAGCGCAACCTCAACGGCTACGGCCTGCTGACCTTCCACGTCAACGAGACCACCGACCTGTTCGCCGATCTGGCCGTGGGCAGCGCACGCATCACCAACAACACCCGTGCGCCCACCTGGACCTCGGCCCGTAATTACTTCTACAACCAGACCACCGGCAACCTGGAAAGCTGGTACCGCCGCTTCGCGCCCGAGGAAATCGGCGGCCTGCCGCGCAATGCCAATCGTTTCCTGGAAAACTCGTGGTCGTTCAACGTCGGCGCGCGCGGCCAGATCGGTGACAGTGGCTGGGATTATGAAGCGGTCTACAGCCGCTCACGCTACGAGAACCGCACCCGGCGCCCGGTGCTGCTGGCCGGCATCAATGAATACCTGCTGGGCCCGAAGCTGGGCGTACGCAATGGCGTGGAGGTCTATGCGCCGGACCCGGCACGGCTGTTCAAGCCGCTGACGCCGGACGAGTACCAGGGCCTGTCCGGCTACCAGGAAAGCCGCAATGCGGCGTGGTTGCAGACCTTCAGCGCCAGCGTCAATGGCCGCCTGTTTGCGCTGCCCGGTGGTGATGCCGCGCTGGCCGCGGTGGTCGAGGCCGGCAGCCAGGGCTACCGCAATCGCCCGGACCCGCGACTGGGCACCGGCGAGTTCTGGAACACCAGCGCCGGCATCGGTGCCGGTGGCGAGCGCGACCGCTATGCCGCCGGCGTGGAGCTGCAGCTGCCGCTGCTGCAGTCGCTGACCACCACCCTGGCCGGTCGCTATGACCAGTACCGTGCCGGCGGCGAGCACATCGGCAAGGCGACCTGGAGTTTCGGCGTCGAGTTCCGCCCGATCGAGAGCCTGTTGATCCGCGGCTCTGCTGCGACCAGCTTCCGGGCGCCGGACATGAACTACGTGTTCGCGACCGAGACCCGCGGCTACAACCCGGGCATGACCGACTACTGGCGCTGCCGCACCGCAGGCCAGTCGTACGACAACTGCGACTACAACGGCCTGTCGATCGACTACAGCAACCGCGCCAACGCGCAGCTGCAGCCGGAAACCGCGAAATCCTATGGTTTCGGCGTGGTCTGGTCGCCGCTGTCCGGGCTGGATTTCAGTGCCGACTACTACGACATCCGCATCGACAACGAGGTGACCAGCCTCGATACCAGCCGCATCCTGCGCGACGAGGCCGATTGCCGTCTGGGTCGCACGCTGGGGGGCGAAGCACGCGATATCGGTTCACCACTGTGCCAGGACGCGCTGTCGCGGGTGATCCGCAATCCGTCCAATGCAACCGTACAGCCGGACCAGGTGACCCGTGTGCTGATCAATCCGATCAACGCCGCCTCTGAATCGGTGCGCGGCCTGGACCTGAAGGGCAACTGGCGTTTCGATGCCGGTCGCTATGGCCGATTCACCACGCGCCTGGCCTACACGGTGGTGCTGGAGCACAAATACCGGCAGTTCTCCGATGATCCGGAGCGTGACATCCGCAATTCGCTCGATGACTACCAGTGGCGCAGCAAGGCCAATGGCAGCATCACCTGGAACCAGGGTGACTGGACCACCACGCTGTACGGCAATCGCTTCGGCTCGCTGCCGAAGACCGATGGCAGTGGCCGCATCGCGCCGTACATGACGTACAACGCCAGCGTGTTCCGTCAGTTCTGCGAGAATCTGTCGGTGGGCGTGATCGTCAACAACCTGCGCGACAGCCGCCCGCCGGCGGACAGGAACGGAGGCGGCTGGCCGTTCTACCCGGTCGGCAATTACGACCCCTACGGCCGTCAGTACTGGGTGCAGCTGGATTACCGGTTCCGTTGA
- the lldR gene encoding transcriptional regulator LldR, with amino-acid sequence MSMQRISDKVAAQLRGLVQEQRLQPGDRLPAERTLAVQLGVSRTALREAIAQLASQGLLTARVGGGTYVAEPAARARQALDEPLAPYLPLFQGDPEYRFDVLEIRHALEGATAWHAALRATDEDRTRIAQAFQTMMDAHGKDDPTSEAQADAAFHLSIAEASHNLVLLQVMRGLFELLQTNISQSREKLYTSARTFSPLSDQHREMMDAVLAGDPERARAAAHAHLEFVHTTLRTLDDNEARRARASRLPSPHG; translated from the coding sequence ATGAGCATGCAACGCATTTCCGACAAGGTGGCCGCACAGCTGCGCGGCCTGGTGCAGGAACAACGGCTGCAGCCCGGTGACCGGCTGCCGGCCGAGCGCACCCTGGCGGTGCAGCTGGGGGTCTCGCGCACGGCGTTGCGCGAAGCGATCGCGCAGCTGGCCAGCCAAGGCCTGCTGACCGCACGCGTCGGTGGCGGCACCTATGTAGCCGAACCTGCGGCGCGCGCGCGGCAGGCGCTGGATGAACCGCTGGCGCCGTACCTGCCGCTGTTCCAGGGCGACCCGGAATACCGCTTCGACGTGCTGGAGATCCGCCACGCGCTGGAAGGTGCCACCGCCTGGCATGCGGCGCTGCGTGCCACCGACGAGGATCGCACGCGCATCGCGCAGGCCTTCCAGACCATGATGGACGCGCACGGCAAGGACGACCCGACCAGTGAAGCGCAGGCCGACGCGGCCTTCCACCTGTCCATCGCCGAAGCCTCGCATAACCTGGTGCTGCTGCAGGTGATGCGTGGCCTGTTCGAGCTGCTGCAGACCAACATCTCGCAGAGCCGCGAGAAGCTCTATACCTCGGCGAGGACCTTCTCGCCGCTGTCCGACCAGCACCGCGAGATGATGGATGCGGTGCTGGCCGGCGACCCGGAACGCGCGCGCGCCGCCGCGCATGCCCACCTCGAGTTCGTGCACACCACGCTGCGCACCCTCGATGACAACGAGGCCCGGCGTGCGCGGGCCTCACGTCTGCCTTCCCCACACGGTTGA
- a CDS encoding decarboxylase encodes MTAGSFRDKGRTTMARVLSMLGVAFAASAADPEPAPVDPPVFGAWRNLQTEAGYAPAQRNLAFAMLPQAATRGDRFAILDREGKRTVCCLQVASPSLGVAALREQYHLPQAWVTDLSNGRSPARPYVPHVYAMQRVDELADYSFADVPGAYSDLGGLLIPEGAALDADGSAVRLGDSRYPLHFQRQPHADDDGALDRYTLQAGEGAAPIVVEVPFGTY; translated from the coding sequence ATGACGGCAGGCAGTTTCCGCGACAAGGGCAGGACGACGATGGCACGGGTGCTGTCCATGCTGGGCGTGGCGTTTGCCGCCTCCGCTGCCGATCCGGAACCCGCGCCGGTCGATCCCCCGGTGTTCGGGGCCTGGCGCAACCTGCAGACCGAAGCGGGCTACGCGCCTGCGCAGCGCAATCTGGCCTTTGCCATGTTGCCGCAGGCGGCGACCCGTGGCGACCGTTTCGCCATCCTCGACCGCGAAGGCAAGCGCACGGTGTGCTGCCTGCAGGTGGCCAGTCCATCGCTGGGCGTGGCCGCGCTGCGTGAGCAGTACCACCTGCCGCAGGCCTGGGTGACCGACCTGAGCAATGGCCGCAGCCCGGCACGTCCCTATGTTCCGCACGTCTACGCGATGCAGCGGGTGGACGAGCTGGCCGACTACAGCTTCGCCGATGTACCGGGTGCCTACAGCGATCTGGGGGGACTGCTGATCCCCGAAGGCGCCGCCCTGGACGCCGATGGCAGCGCGGTGCGCCTGGGCGACAGCCGCTATCCGCTGCATTTCCAGCGCCAGCCGCATGCCGACGACGATGGTGCGCTGGATCGCTACACCCTGCAGGCAGGCGAGGGCGCCGCCCCGATCGTGGTTGAAGTGCCGTTCGGCACTTATTGA
- the lldP gene encoding L-lactate permease yields the protein MQPWQHLYDPAGNLWLSSLIALLPIAFFFVALAVLRMKGWLAGTITVAIALGVALLFYRMPLTQALGAAGFGFVYGLWPIAWIIIGAVFLYKVSVKTGQFDIIRASILSVTEDQRLQMLMVGFAFGAFLEGAAGFGAPVAITAALLVGLGFKPLYAAGLCLIVNTAPVAFGAMGIPIIVAGQVTGLDAFEIGQMAGRQLPFLTIIVLFWIMAIMDGWRGIKETWPAVLVAGGSFAIAQYLTSNFIGPELPDITASLASLVCLTLFLRRWKPVRIFRFDTETSAEAAAQALEAPRYSVGQIAKAWSPFLILTAMVTLWSIKPFKSLFAAGGPLESWVLKIPVPGLDQLVQKMPPIVDAPLSYEAVYKFDWFSATGTSIILAAVIAIIALRMPARSAVQTFGETVRELRMPIYSIGMVLAFAFIANYSGLSATLALALAHTGDAFPFFSPFLGWLGVFLTGSDTSSNALFSALQATTAQQIGVSDVLLVAANTTGGVTGKMISPQSIAIACAAVGLAGKESDLFRFTVKHSLVFTTMVGLITLAQAYWLTWMIP from the coding sequence ATGCAGCCCTGGCAACACCTGTACGACCCCGCCGGCAACCTGTGGTTGTCGAGCCTGATCGCGCTGCTGCCGATCGCGTTCTTCTTCGTTGCCCTGGCCGTGCTGCGCATGAAGGGCTGGCTGGCCGGCACCATCACCGTGGCCATCGCACTTGGCGTTGCGCTGCTGTTCTACCGCATGCCGCTGACCCAGGCACTGGGTGCGGCCGGCTTCGGCTTCGTCTATGGGCTGTGGCCGATCGCCTGGATCATCATCGGCGCGGTGTTCCTGTACAAGGTCTCGGTCAAGACCGGGCAGTTCGACATCATCCGCGCCTCGATCCTGTCGGTCACCGAAGACCAGCGCCTGCAGATGCTGATGGTCGGCTTCGCCTTCGGTGCCTTCCTGGAAGGTGCCGCCGGTTTCGGCGCACCGGTGGCGATCACCGCGGCGCTGCTGGTCGGGTTGGGCTTCAAGCCGCTGTATGCAGCTGGCCTGTGCCTGATCGTCAACACCGCGCCCGTGGCCTTTGGTGCCATGGGCATTCCGATCATCGTGGCCGGGCAGGTCACGGGGCTGGATGCGTTCGAGATTGGCCAGATGGCGGGCCGCCAGTTGCCCTTCCTCACCATCATCGTGCTGTTCTGGATCATGGCGATCATGGATGGCTGGCGCGGCATCAAGGAAACCTGGCCGGCGGTGCTGGTTGCGGGCGGCTCGTTCGCCATCGCCCAGTACCTGACCTCCAATTTCATCGGCCCGGAACTGCCGGACATCACCGCGTCGCTGGCGTCGCTGGTGTGCCTGACCCTGTTCCTGCGCCGCTGGAAGCCGGTGCGGATCTTCCGCTTCGACACTGAAACCAGCGCCGAGGCGGCCGCCCAGGCACTGGAAGCGCCGCGCTACAGCGTTGGCCAGATCGCCAAGGCGTGGTCGCCGTTCCTGATCCTCACTGCAATGGTCACCCTGTGGAGCATCAAGCCGTTCAAGTCGCTGTTCGCGGCCGGCGGCCCGCTGGAAAGCTGGGTGCTGAAGATTCCGGTGCCGGGGCTGGACCAGCTGGTGCAGAAGATGCCGCCGATCGTGGACGCGCCGCTCAGCTATGAGGCGGTCTATAAATTCGACTGGTTCTCTGCCACCGGCACCTCGATCATCCTCGCGGCGGTGATCGCGATCATCGCGCTGCGCATGCCGGCCCGTTCGGCGGTGCAGACCTTCGGCGAGACCGTGCGCGAGCTGCGCATGCCGATCTACTCGATCGGCATGGTGCTCGCGTTCGCCTTCATCGCCAACTATTCGGGCCTGTCGGCCACGCTCGCCCTCGCGCTGGCGCACACCGGCGATGCGTTCCCGTTCTTCTCGCCGTTCCTGGGCTGGCTGGGCGTGTTCCTGACCGGTTCGGACACCTCGTCCAATGCGTTGTTCTCGGCACTGCAGGCCACCACCGCGCAGCAGATCGGCGTGTCCGACGTGCTGCTGGTCGCGGCCAACACCACCGGCGGTGTCACCGGCAAGATGATCTCGCCGCAGTCGATCGCCATTGCCTGTGCGGCGGTCGGCCTGGCCGGCAAGGAATCGGACCTGTTCCGCTTCACGGTGAAGCACAGCCTGGTCTTCACCACGATGGTCGGCCTGATCACCCTGGCCCAGGCCTACTGGCTGACCTGGATGATTCCCTGA
- a CDS encoding GNAT family protein — MMTPYPTSELPVLRPVSRRHLLQLRVAPVTLRPFQRTDLPSWRLFDDRRRRGRHLQPGIDEEARFLAHMHRSRLEQDNDQLMLGVFDDEHGTVLDQLHVRLHSLHSRCAELLSLQHWHPHTDATLQALCPFLFEDVGLHRLFVMLPPYCGAPFAHALRASGFQQEGVLRDQHLGPDGWQDRQLLALTAPIWRSQHQAGD, encoded by the coding sequence ATGATGACCCCGTATCCCACATCCGAGCTCCCCGTTCTCCGACCTGTGTCGCGCCGCCATCTGCTGCAGCTGCGGGTGGCTCCGGTCACCCTTCGCCCGTTCCAGCGAACCGACCTGCCGAGCTGGCGCCTGTTCGACGACCGCCGCCGCCGCGGCCGGCATCTTCAGCCCGGCATCGACGAAGAAGCCCGCTTCCTGGCGCACATGCACCGCTCACGCCTGGAGCAGGACAACGACCAGCTGATGCTGGGCGTATTCGATGACGAACACGGCACCGTGCTGGACCAGTTGCACGTCCGCCTGCATTCGCTGCATTCACGCTGCGCCGAGCTGCTGTCACTGCAGCATTGGCATCCCCACACCGATGCGACGCTGCAGGCCCTGTGCCCGTTCCTGTTCGAGGACGTTGGCCTGCACCGCCTGTTCGTGATGCTGCCGCCGTACTGCGGCGCGCCCTTTGCCCACGCGCTTCGCGCCAGTGGCTTCCAGCAGGAAGGCGTGTTGCGCGATCAGCACCTTGGGCCGGATGGCTGGCAGGATCGCCAGCTGCTGGCGCTGACCGCACCGATCTGGCGCAGCCAGCACCAGGCGGGGGATTAG
- a CDS encoding MgtC/SapB family protein, translating into MELTQDVSILLRVAAAMLFGGVLGVEREMGKHAAGLRTHMLIAGAAALIVGLGDSVAEHFQQERYRDLLQVDPVRLIEAVVACVGFVAAGTILRGSREDQVSGLTTASSLIMAAAIGIAVGIGKYVIAIGVSVLCVLVLAVMRRLEKRIS; encoded by the coding sequence ATGGAACTCACCCAGGATGTCTCGATCCTGCTGCGCGTGGCCGCAGCGATGCTGTTCGGCGGTGTGCTCGGTGTCGAGCGCGAAATGGGCAAGCACGCCGCCGGCCTGCGCACGCACATGCTGATCGCCGGGGCCGCTGCGCTGATCGTCGGCCTCGGCGACTCGGTCGCCGAACATTTCCAGCAGGAGCGCTATCGCGACCTGCTGCAGGTCGACCCGGTCCGTCTGATCGAAGCGGTGGTGGCCTGTGTCGGCTTCGTTGCCGCCGGCACCATCCTGCGCGGCTCGCGCGAAGACCAGGTCAGCGGATTGACCACTGCCAGCTCGTTGATCATGGCCGCGGCCATCGGCATCGCCGTGGGTATCGGCAAATACGTGATTGCGATCGGCGTCAGCGTGCTGTGCGTGCTGGTGCTGGCGGTGATGCGGCGGTTGGAGAAACGGATCTCGTGA
- a CDS encoding CDP-diacylglycerol diphosphatase, which translates to MSLRPFLLSSLLLLSACASAPPPPAHSDALWRLIERDCRGAEGPRGDCLRVDAAADRRDVLVKDAHGDYQFLLMPLDKVSGIENLALYQRGAPNYFAAAWQARSHTERALGQPLPRSVASLALNSPHGRSQHQLHIHVDCLRADVLQALDAHAGALGARWTPLPVLLRGHQYQARLLPGAELTANPLNLLAYDLSGVDDVGQWSLVVAGRDNVQAGPGFILLATRVDAGSGNEASGEELQDHACTVLTGAGDALERVR; encoded by the coding sequence GTGTCCCTGCGCCCCTTCCTGCTGTCGTCCCTGCTGCTGTTGTCCGCCTGTGCCAGCGCGCCTCCGCCGCCGGCGCATTCCGATGCGCTGTGGCGATTGATCGAGCGTGACTGCCGTGGCGCCGAAGGCCCACGGGGTGATTGCCTGCGGGTTGACGCTGCGGCGGACCGCCGCGATGTGCTGGTCAAGGACGCGCACGGTGACTACCAGTTCCTGCTGATGCCGCTGGACAAGGTCAGCGGAATCGAGAACCTCGCGCTGTACCAGCGCGGAGCGCCGAATTACTTTGCCGCAGCCTGGCAGGCCCGCAGCCATACCGAACGGGCTCTGGGCCAACCACTGCCACGCAGCGTTGCCAGCCTGGCGCTGAATTCACCCCACGGCCGCTCTCAGCACCAGCTGCACATCCACGTCGACTGCCTGCGTGCGGATGTGCTGCAGGCCCTGGATGCACATGCCGGTGCTCTGGGGGCGCGGTGGACGCCATTGCCGGTGCTGCTGCGCGGCCATCAGTACCAGGCCCGGCTGCTGCCGGGCGCGGAGTTGACCGCCAATCCGCTCAACCTGCTCGCCTATGACCTGAGCGGCGTGGACGATGTCGGCCAATGGAGCCTGGTGGTGGCTGGCCGGGACAACGTGCAGGCTGGACCGGGCTTCATCCTGCTCGCCACCCGCGTCGACGCGGGTAGCGGCAACGAGGCCAGCGGCGAAGAGCTGCAGGACCATGCCTGCACGGTGCTGACCGGTGCCGGCGACGCGCTGGAGCGGGTGCGCTAA
- the lldD gene encoding FMN-dependent L-lactate dehydrogenase LldD, translating into MIISASTDYRAAAQRRLPPFLFHYIDGGAYAEHTLKRNVSDLSDIALRQRILRNMSDLSLETELFGEKLAMPVALAPVGLTGMYARRGEVQAARAADSRGIPFTLSTVSVCPIEEVAPAIQRPMWFQLYVLRDRGFMRNALERAQAAGVTTLVFTVDMPVPGARYRDAHSGMSGPNASLRRIGQAITHPHWAWDVGLFGRPHDLGNISTYRGNPTGLEDYIGWLGSNFDPSISWKDLEWIREFWKGPMVIKGILDPDDARDAVKFGADGIVVSNHGGRQLDGVLSTARALPAIADAVQGDLKILADSGIRTGLDVVRMLALGADTVLLGRAFVYALAAQGEAGVANLLDLIAKEMRVAMTLTGAHRIADIGRDSLVSLP; encoded by the coding sequence ATGATCATTTCCGCCTCCACCGATTACCGTGCCGCAGCGCAACGCCGGCTGCCGCCGTTCCTGTTCCACTACATCGATGGCGGCGCGTATGCCGAGCACACGCTGAAGCGCAACGTTTCCGACCTGTCCGACATCGCGCTGCGCCAGCGCATCCTGCGCAACATGTCCGACCTGAGCCTGGAAACCGAGCTGTTCGGCGAAAAACTGGCGATGCCGGTGGCGCTGGCGCCGGTCGGCCTGACCGGCATGTATGCCCGGCGCGGTGAAGTACAGGCAGCGCGCGCGGCCGACAGCCGCGGCATCCCGTTCACCCTGTCCACGGTGTCGGTCTGCCCGATCGAGGAAGTGGCCCCCGCCATCCAGCGGCCGATGTGGTTCCAGCTGTATGTGCTGCGCGACCGTGGCTTCATGCGCAACGCGCTGGAGCGCGCACAGGCCGCGGGCGTGACCACGCTGGTGTTCACCGTGGACATGCCGGTGCCGGGCGCGCGCTATCGTGATGCGCACTCCGGCATGAGCGGCCCGAACGCCTCGCTGCGCCGCATCGGCCAGGCCATCACCCATCCCCACTGGGCGTGGGACGTGGGCCTGTTCGGGCGTCCGCATGACCTGGGCAACATCTCCACCTATCGTGGCAACCCGACCGGGCTGGAGGACTACATCGGCTGGCTGGGCAGCAACTTCGATCCGTCCATTTCGTGGAAGGACCTGGAGTGGATCCGCGAGTTCTGGAAGGGCCCGATGGTGATCAAGGGCATCCTCGACCCGGACGACGCGCGTGATGCGGTGAAGTTCGGTGCCGATGGCATCGTGGTCTCCAACCACGGCGGTCGCCAGCTCGACGGCGTGCTGTCCACCGCACGCGCCCTGCCGGCGATTGCCGACGCGGTGCAGGGCGATCTGAAGATCCTCGCAGATTCCGGCATCCGCACCGGGCTGGACGTGGTGCGCATGCTGGCGCTGGGGGCCGATACCGTGTTGCTGGGCCGTGCCTTCGTCTATGCGCTCGCCGCACAGGGCGAGGCGGGCGTAGCCAATCTGCTGGACCTGATCGCCAAGGAAATGCGCGTGGCGATGACACTGACTGGTGCGCACCGTATTGCCGACATCGGCCGCGATTCACTGGTCAGCCTGCCGTGA